The sequence TTGCACTAAACCTTGGCTAACTAACTCTGGCAACACATGGGTATGCGCTATTGCAAGGTCAGGACCTTTTCCAGCCCCAATACTAGTTAGTAATTTTGTATAATACTCCGCATTTTCTTGCATGATATTGTTCACAAAGTATTCCGATTGACTCTCATTAAATGCATCCACAATATTTTGCATATATTCCGCGTCGCCACCAGCAAAAAGATTCCACATCACCACTTCTGTAGCACCTTCTGGAATGTCGACATCTGACTCTCCACCACTGCTTTCTGACCCACCTGAACAAGCCATTAATACAAGAGATAATAAAACCAATCCTATGAATCCACTAAGCCATTTCTTCACTATTGATTCCTCCCTTTTGTTTTTATTACAAAAAACATGTATTAATCTTTGTTTATTGTAATTATATTAAAAGAATACGCTTACATAATTCTTTTGTCAAGCTGATTTTGTGTTATTTCTATTTTGTTACAATTTTCCTGTTTATTAATGTTTTTTTGACATAAAAAAGAAGTGAATCGCTTCTCTAAAGCAACTCACTCCTTTTATAACAACAGTTTAATTATACATAAAATTAAGAGAAATCAATTTTCAATTTAATATCCTGCGGGTGATCACCGAATTCTTTACCAAAGATATTGATGCCACCTTTGTGAATAGCATCATCTTTAATTCCAATTTTTAATGATAAGTAATTTGCACTCATTATGCCAAGATCGTCTACCGTAACATCTGAAAGATAAAAGTCATCTATTGTTGCTTTTTCTTCTGTCAGCTTCCACGTTTTTAGTGTGCCGTATTGGGTTCCCGTCAATTCTGCCCAATACGATGGGTTTAATTTCCCGGGACGATCACCAAAATCACCAGGACTAGTCCAGGTGCCTATATCCACATTATTCAGCCACACCGTAATATCAGACGGCCAGTTGTGATCGTGGTTAGGTGCTTCCGAACATATTTCAAGCGAGAATTGCACCTTTTCTATTTTTGCATGTTTAGGTAAAACTAAAGGAAATCTATATTCAAAATAACCTTTCCTGGTCCAAATTAATTGAGCTTGCGAATGTTCAGGTCGGTAAAAATGTACCGGTTCGTCTTCAGGTATTAAAAAACCATCATGATTTACCATTCCACACGTTGGTGCTACTTCAAAATCAACATATTGACCAATGGGCATTTCAAACTCAAATGACTTATAGTCCTCCGTAAACTCTTTCTGTTCATTCAATGAAATGTGAATGTCATCGTAGTGGCGGGTACAGACCTTCATCGCGCCTCTGCTAGCAGGTCTTAACTCGGTCTGGATTAACCCAGACTCTTCCAATACTTTCACATGAGAAGCAGCCGTAGATACAGGTATAGCCAGATTATCGGCAATTTGATGAATGTTTCGGTTACCTTTATTTAATAAGCTAATAATCTTCAGTCGAACTTCTGATGACAATGCATGCGCCACTTTACGCAATCCATGCTCGTCAGACAAAGATAATTCCAACATTGTGAACATCCCCTATTTTATTAATTTAATCAATATATTTATTAAATAACCTTATATGTACATATTATCTGTAATTATACAAAAAATCAAATTATTTTTTCGGATTCTCGCTTGTTTTTTTGTAATAAAGAGAGACTTCAATCAGTGGGGGGTTAGCATTGTGCTCGATTTGATATATTATATGTGCTGAGACAACTTCTATCAGGCACTTTCATTCAGAGGAGTCTATGTGGCGACCCGCACTATGGTACATATTCATTAAGGAGACAAAACTAGCCGGGAAACACCATCATTTGGCTTCTTTCTTCCTAAACGATACAAATCTATGGTCACTCCTTCTCACTTTTGGCTCCTTTCTCGATAAACGATACATATCTCTGCCTATGGGCGCCCGTGTGAACTTGGCTGTTCCTGTTAGCAAACGGGGCGAAAACTTAAAATACTGTACATTCTTACCTCATAAGAAAAAGCAGAATGGTAACTTGTCCATCTGCTTTTTCTTCATTTATCTTTATACCCCTAATGAAGCTGCTCTGATTCTTAGAAAGTGGAGTCAGACGTATTTTTATTTTGCTTCCAATACAGTCAGCCCCAACAATCCAGTTAAAACTTCATTACTAAGTGTCTCCATCTCTATGCTCTCCACTTCCATTGATGCTCCTAGGTCAACACTTAAAATATTGCCATGAGCACCATCACCAAGATCTTGGATAAACCCGCTTTGTGCATAGGAACTGGAAGTATTCTCATTTAACCAGTCATCCATATTTTCAGGGTTTACTAGAGGAACGGTTCTTTCTTCTCCATTACTCAAGTTTATTGTAATCGTTGCATTCTCTATCCTGCTTTGCATGTGGTTGGTTGCGACAGTTAAAAAGAAATACAATTTATTACCTGTCACATTTACCGGGATCTCAACCTGGTCAGGGAAATTATCATATCGTGATGTAAATACCGAATTTTGCTCTTTTGCAGAAATCGCAAATGGAATCCCCATATCTGATTCAAAGTCATCATTCAGACCTTCAAGCCTCGTCAATTCTGGTTTCACTTTATCCTGTCCATCCCGGTATTGCCACCAGTTCAGTCCGTACTCGGTTATAGTGCTAGGTATATTATCCCAGTAAAATAAATCAGGCTGAGGTGTATACGTATTTTGATGTAGATCGGCTAAATCCTGATTGACATAAGGACTCAAATCAATCTTGTGGGTGTTGTACGAGTTCTCATATGCACCGGAAAATTGTTGGTCTAATTCCCAGCTGGTAATCGTTGTATCAAGCTTGTTACCATCTTTACCTTTTACATCTAGCGTTAACAGATTCTCACCTGGTGTCAGCATTGAAAGATCTTTTATTTCAAACTTTATAGGAGCCGATTTATTGTTCGCTTTGACATGGGTATGCAAATCATAGCGAGTTCCGGCAATAGAAGCTGTTCCTTTTATATTCCTGTTTTTACCGCCGTTATTCTCGATAGCAAACTGTGCATACGCTTTACCATCTTTTAGCACTAAATCTTTATCTACGATTTCGATTGACTGCTTTAAAGTGACGTCAACTGGCAGCCACATTTCACTATCACCAGATTCAACTAAAACAAAGAAGGTATGTGCTCCTTGTTTATCTTTCAGCTGAACAGATGCCTTCGATTTCTTAATCTCCGTTTTATCCATATCCAACATTCCTTGAGGATCATGCAGACGAACGATGTCACCATTCGTAACGGAGAATGCATATGATTCGTTGACAGCACCTGAAGAAGCTGCCATTATTTCTGGCATATTCTTTGATTTTCCTTTGTGATAAACTACTTGAATTGTTGCCTGATCGCTTTTAGGCGTATTTATTTCGAGCCATGTGTGACCTATTCCTGGTTTTAAACGGTAATCTGCTTTTTTGCCGTTTACCTTAACAGATTTGATTTTCGTACTTCTCGCAACCAGCTTTAACTGATATTCCAAATCTTTCTCGCTGGTAATTGTAACTGTTTCCTGATGAGGTGACATGCTATAGTCATATGCCAGATAATCTGTTTCAATCGATGCCTGTTTCCAATCACGAGGAAAAGATGGCTGAATGGTCGCCTGTTGGTTAGGAGCATCCATTTTAATACCAAACAATCCTTCTACAGCAGTCCTTACATACATCGAAGTGACATCTGTGAAATCGACATGACCTGATTGTGAACCATCTTCACTTTGAATATAGGAAAGAACTCCTGGTCCAGGTCCTGTGAATAAATTAGCATCAATGCCTGCTTGTAATTGGCTTGCCTGTTCCACCTGACCAAGACGATAGTAAGTAAGCATCAGATTGGCAGATTCCGCTGTATACATCCCTCTGCTTGAATACACATTTGGTAACCAATTGGATGTCCATGGTACTCGCCCGTCACGTGGCAGACTGTCTGTTACATTTTCCAACTCTGTTTCCGTAAAACGAAGCATTTGGTAGCTTTGAAAAGCATCTGTGAATCCTAAATCGATCGGTGTGTAAATACTGGATAAATCAGGAGATTGATGGACTCGTTGCATCCCATACACATCCTTGTACTCTCCAAAAACCCCTTTATCAGCTACCCACAATTTGTTCTTCATTGCTTGCTCAATTTTTTCTGCACGTTGTTCAAAAGTGGTCGAATCTCTGTCTAAACGCTTGGCGATTTCCGCCATTTCCTTATTGGCACGCCACGTATATACACTGGCAATTGTTGCACCACCACCATTATTCCATTTATTATCTGTATTCCACGCGTTCAAATGACTCTCATACAATCCTTCATCGGCTGATTCCATATATTCATCCATCCAGTTTAAATGATTGGCTATAAAATCAAAGCCGCCACCAGCCATCATCTCCAGATCTCCTGTCCATTCCCAATTGTATAGCATCATATCCACTAATACTTCGCCCATATTGTAATGAGAATCGCCATTAAGTTTCGATGGAATCCTGCCATTGGATGACTGTTTATCAAAATAGGCCTTTGCATGTTCTGCAGCACGATCCTCCCAGCCAGCTGCAGTTACACCATAAGTGGAACGCCATCCAGGCAATGGCACAAACCAGTTAATCGGGCCATGATGAAAGGTCGGGTCGCTCCAAGAAGCATCTAATGCCAGACTTGCTGCTGGAAGAGCTGCATTCAAATATGGATTTGGTGTATCGACTTTAACGGACTCGGACAAATCCTTATAATAATTTACACTCTTGGCAAACACTTTTGCTGGCTCAGACAGATATTCCGTCATTTCAGCCGAAGCTAAATCACCCGTTGTTAGATTAAAATAGACGTCATTCTCATAATTTCCCGCTGTCGTACCTGCTGCCATCGGTTGTGATGCCGCTTCCTTTGCAAGGAACGATTCCGGACCATCGCTAAACCCGCTGGCATCCACCCGTTTAAGCTGAAGGGGAATATTGGAAGTCCCGTAAAGTGATGGACCACCACCTTCTATAGCAAAGTGATTCTGCTCTATTCTCACATCGGTTCCAGCTGCATCGGAAGGGGTGAATTTCATCGATTCGTAATTCTGCGAACCATAACTTCCGTAATCACGACCACCCGAAGCAATAACAAGATCATCTGTGTAGGCATCAGGTAAGGTGACTTTCACTAATAGCCCTTCAAAATCATCCGGACGAACGTAGGTTAACAAGATCGTTCCCTCTACGGAAGGGTCGCGCAACTCATATTCCTGATGACCAGAAACATATCGGGAAGTGATCGATTCAAAGTCTCCAAACCACTTTCCATTTTTTAAACCAAAAAAGACATGACCTAACTTTTCTTGATCACTATTCCCTCTGTTTCGGAAGATCAGACTGTCGGGTTTATCACCAACTAATGCAATAATTCGCGGAGAGTTGTGCTGGCCGTACAACGGACGATTGTAGGATTCTCCACCGTTCTCGACAGCAAAACCACCTTCAACCGGCAAATATTTATACGTTTTTTTATTAATTGATATATTTTGTTGTGCGGAAACTTCTTTGTTTTCCTTTGAAGTTGCCTTTAGCGTAATCATCTGCTCTGAGGCAGAACTTGAAATGCCAAGCTCTCCATCCCGGCTGATCGTTACCCCTTTGCCTGAATCATTTACTATCTCCCAATTGGTTGAAGCATTTGACATTATACTCCCATATTGATCCATAACATTTGTTTGATAGGAAAAAGTCTCCGTACCCTGTTCCGGTTTTGCTATTCCTTTTTGACCAATTATCGTTATCTCGGATGCTTGTGGACGATAAATGGTAATCTCTTTCTCTAAGAATACCTCTTGATTGGATTGTGCCATCGCTTTTAGCGTAATTGTCTGTGGGGACTCTGGCGAATGATCGGCCGTAAGAATCCCTTCATCCTTGATACCAAGCCAATCAGGCGCATCATCCGCTAATTCCCACACCACTTCTTCTTCAGGAAGTGGAAATTCATACTGATCCACTACATCTGCCATAAATGGTTGTTCCACATCTTCATCTTTAGGTACACTTATCCTATCTGGTCCATCAATATTAATGGAATCCGGAACCAGCTTCGTGCTCGCGGAGGGGCCATCTGTCGACCAGTTACCTGAAGCGTCACCAGCTTCTACCCGTAACGTCACATCTGTTAAATCGTCATTAGGACGCTCTAAAGTATAAGAAGTTACACCATGTATTGTTTGAGTCGCTTCTGCATCGATTTCCGCTAGCAACGCATCATTGCTATAAATCTTGTAATGACTAACCGCTACATTATCTTCCGGTGTCGTCCAATGCATATCCACGCTATTTGCCGTAATACCGGACAGACGCAGTTCGCTTTCTTCCGGCCAGACAGGAGCAATTGATTCGTCCGCAGAGAAAATCTCGACACCGTTCACTCGGCCATCTTCACCGAACACAATATTTAATTGATCATCGGTAACCGCTGTCTGATAGATTGGTCTCGCATATTGATCTGTGACAGACTGCATTCGCTCCTGTTGCTCACCTTCGATCGTGACATCTGTTTTATTGGCAGCAATATGATCACCAGATATCACCTTGACAAAATAATCACCATTTGCAAGGTCGACTTTCATCGTATACTCTCCGCCATTGGTAAAATCTCTGCGTATATCATCGGGTGCACCCCTGTCTCTGCAATCCGTCTCTTTATCCAATCCATAGCCTTTTGACTGATTATAGATCGTCTTATTGGAAATCTGAAGATATCCTTCGGCAGTTGGACTCGATTCACAACCAAAGTCAAATTTCTGTGGAGTTGATACACTAGTCACTGCTATTATTTCTTTTTGACTAATCAAAATCATAAAGAGACTGACCAGGAAAACGATTGACTTTATAAGGTTATTGGACATTTTGTCACCTCCTCGAATAATATTGAAATCGATTTCAAACATGGGGATAAAAAAAGAAACCCCTGTTATTTATTGGATTCCTTCATGATGTCATGATTCAGTTTACATACACATTTACCTAACATTCAATATTAGGTCTAAAGACTTATTATCATTCACCTCCGAGTTACTTAACGTAATATTTATAACTAAAAACGTATCATATAAAATGGCGGTTGTCTATGAACGGTTTTGTCGATATTTGCTTAATAGAATGAGATATCAAGTCTCTTTCAGGTCATCTTGATCCTTCCCCACAAAATTAAACATATTGTCATATCTTTTACTCTAAATAAATATACTCTTTATATCAATATCGCAAGGAGTGTGATATACACATATTCATTGTAAGCGTTTGCTTTCGTTTTTATTAACCTATAAAGGGGAGTTAACAAAATGAAAAAATCGATACTATCTGGTTTTTGCATGCTATTTCTCATCTTCCTATCGGCCTGTTCCAATAATGAACCTTCTTCTGCAGACTCAACCAATGAGAATGACTCTAAAACAACGGAAAAAAATGAAATCAGCATCACTTTTCGCACTGGTGGCGGAACCAATCAAGGGTTAGTTAACTGGTTGAACGACACGGTTATACCTAAATTTAACGAAGAACACCCGAATGTCACCGTAAACCTAGTTCCATTAGAAGTTAGTGAAGGCGATTATTTTGCTAAGGTTTCGCTACTTCTTCAATCGGAGGATTCCGCTCCAGATATTGTGACAGAAGATACATTTATGGTGAATTCTGATGCAAGTGCTGGATACCTCGAACCGCTCGATGACCGGATTGAAGCATGGGATGGTTGGGGTGAGATTACCGATACCGTAAAAAAAGGGGTAACAGCTGAAGATGGAAGCATCTACGGTGTTCCATACAACACGGACACAAGAGGACTTTGGTATAACAAAGAGTTGCTGAAAGAAGCAGGTATCACCATTCCATGGAAGCCAAAGAATTGGGAAGATATTCTAAATGCGGCAACCGCAGTGAAAGAGACATTTGGAAATGAAGTTGTTCCTTTATGGATGAACTCAGGTAAAGCTACAGGAGAAGCTACCTCCATGCAAACATTTGAAATGCTTTTATATGGAACAGATGACCCGCTATATGATTTCGATGAAGAAAAATGGATCGTCAAAAGCGATGGCTTATTAAGCGCCTTTCAATTTATCGACAACGTCTATCAAAATGAATTAGGTCCCAATCTATCACAAGTATTAAATGGCCAAGGCAGCTCGATTGCTTATCAAGAGTTAATGCCGAATAACCAACTGGCTATTGGCTTGGATGGCATGTGGCAAACCGGTAATTGGCATGAAAACGGACCAGCACTTTGGGCAGAATTTGAAGAGACATTAGGCTACGCTGCAATGCCAACTGAAAACGGTCAAGAACCTGGATCTACCTCGATGTCCGGCGGCTGGGCATTATCCATTCCGGCGAAATCAGATAACAAGGATATGGCATGGGAGTTTATCAAAATGGCATCCACTCCAGAAATGAACCTTGATTTACAATTAAATGATCGAAACATCACTCCATTTCAATCCGCCAGTGAAGATCCAGCATATCAAGAACTTCCATTTTTTGAAGAAGCAACATCATTCGTAGAAACAACTAACTTCCGTCCAGCTGTCGATAAATACCCGAATGTCTCCACCGTTATTCAGACTCTTGTGGAGCAGGTGGTAACAGATGCGATCACACCAGAACAAGCTGTCGAACAATATCAAAAACAAGTAACCGACATTGTTGGTGGAGATAAAACGATCGAAAGATAACCATCAACGTGAGCTGATCTGCCTCATCTGTTACGAGAGGCAGATCAGCAATGATTAGAATAGTGAGGTGATCACATGAAT is a genomic window of Gracilibacillus salinarum containing:
- a CDS encoding extracellular solute-binding protein; the encoded protein is MKKSILSGFCMLFLIFLSACSNNEPSSADSTNENDSKTTEKNEISITFRTGGGTNQGLVNWLNDTVIPKFNEEHPNVTVNLVPLEVSEGDYFAKVSLLLQSEDSAPDIVTEDTFMVNSDASAGYLEPLDDRIEAWDGWGEITDTVKKGVTAEDGSIYGVPYNTDTRGLWYNKELLKEAGITIPWKPKNWEDILNAATAVKETFGNEVVPLWMNSGKATGEATSMQTFEMLLYGTDDPLYDFDEEKWIVKSDGLLSAFQFIDNVYQNELGPNLSQVLNGQGSSIAYQELMPNNQLAIGLDGMWQTGNWHENGPALWAEFEETLGYAAMPTENGQEPGSTSMSGGWALSIPAKSDNKDMAWEFIKMASTPEMNLDLQLNDRNITPFQSASEDPAYQELPFFEEATSFVETTNFRPAVDKYPNVSTVIQTLVEQVVTDAITPEQAVEQYQKQVTDIVGGDKTIER
- a CDS encoding ArsR/SmtB family transcription factor, with amino-acid sequence MLELSLSDEHGLRKVAHALSSEVRLKIISLLNKGNRNIHQIADNLAIPVSTAASHVKVLEESGLIQTELRPASRGAMKVCTRHYDDIHISLNEQKEFTEDYKSFEFEMPIGQYVDFEVAPTCGMVNHDGFLIPEDEPVHFYRPEHSQAQLIWTRKGYFEYRFPLVLPKHAKIEKVQFSLEICSEAPNHDHNWPSDITVWLNNVDIGTWTSPGDFGDRPGKLNPSYWAELTGTQYGTLKTWKLTEEKATIDDFYLSDVTVDDLGIMSANYLSLKIGIKDDAIHKGGINIFGKEFGDHPQDIKLKIDFS